Proteins co-encoded in one Rhodococcus sp. PAMC28707 genomic window:
- the treZ gene encoding malto-oligosyltrehalose trehalohydrolase, with product MHRFQVWAPTPEKVRLHLDGDVHDMERRSDGWWFTEKEAQPDSRYGFLLDEDDTVIPDPRSPRQPDGVHAPSQLHSVDESKWTDSTWTGRQLPGGALYELHIGTFTPEGTFDAAVAKLDHLVDLGVTFVEVMPVNGFNGTHNWGYDGVLWYTVHEPYGGPEGLQRFVDACHRLGLGVVLDVVYNHFGPSGNYLDRFGPYLAQGSNSWGQAINYAETDSGPVRRYAIENALRWFSEFHIDGLRLDAVHAIVDHTAVHLLEELVVDTRRLSAHLGRPLTLIAESDLNDPSLITARSGGGYGLDAQWDDDIHHAIHAAVSGERQGYYGDFGSLQTLATTLRHGFFHAGTYSSFRGRTHGRPIDTRRIPASSFVTYTTTHDQIGNRAIGDRPGVYLEPGQLAVKAALVLASPYTPMLFMGEEWGASTPFQFFTSHPEPELGKATAEGRKAEFAEHGWDSADIPDPQDPETFQRSTLDWSELGTGEHAQLLRMYRDLLSLRREHPELTDPWLENFSVDYDEDERWIVLHRGSLRLACNLAPHEVTVPVGGTPLLSWSPPTSDETGSATTIPGHSFTILVANAPAATK from the coding sequence ATCCACCGTTTCCAAGTGTGGGCACCGACCCCCGAGAAGGTTCGACTGCATCTGGACGGCGACGTCCACGACATGGAGCGCCGGTCCGACGGTTGGTGGTTCACCGAAAAGGAAGCTCAGCCGGACAGCCGATACGGATTCCTTCTCGACGAGGACGACACCGTGATTCCGGATCCCCGTTCGCCGCGTCAACCGGACGGGGTGCACGCACCTTCGCAGTTGCACAGTGTGGACGAGTCGAAGTGGACCGATTCGACATGGACCGGCCGTCAACTGCCCGGTGGCGCACTGTACGAGTTGCACATCGGAACCTTCACTCCCGAAGGCACATTCGACGCGGCCGTTGCCAAACTCGACCACCTCGTCGACCTCGGTGTCACCTTCGTCGAGGTGATGCCGGTCAACGGATTCAACGGCACCCACAACTGGGGTTACGACGGTGTGCTCTGGTACACCGTTCACGAGCCGTACGGTGGGCCGGAAGGGTTGCAGCGCTTCGTCGATGCCTGCCACCGACTCGGACTCGGCGTGGTACTCGACGTGGTCTACAACCATTTCGGCCCATCCGGCAACTACCTCGACCGATTCGGACCGTATCTCGCTCAGGGATCCAATTCGTGGGGCCAGGCGATCAACTACGCCGAGACCGACTCGGGGCCGGTGCGGCGCTACGCAATCGAGAACGCGCTTCGATGGTTCTCCGAATTCCACATCGACGGTCTCCGCCTCGATGCAGTCCATGCCATCGTCGACCACACTGCCGTCCACCTGCTCGAAGAATTGGTAGTGGACACTCGTCGACTGTCGGCTCATCTCGGACGCCCACTGACTCTGATCGCCGAGAGCGACCTCAACGACCCGAGCCTCATCACTGCGCGGTCCGGCGGCGGTTATGGCCTGGATGCGCAGTGGGACGATGACATACACCATGCCATCCATGCTGCGGTTTCCGGTGAAAGGCAGGGCTACTACGGAGATTTCGGTTCACTGCAGACGTTGGCGACTACCCTCCGCCATGGGTTCTTTCATGCGGGAACGTACTCGAGCTTCCGAGGCCGGACGCACGGCCGTCCCATCGACACCCGCCGAATTCCGGCGAGTTCGTTCGTGACCTACACCACGACACATGATCAGATCGGCAACCGTGCAATCGGTGATCGACCGGGCGTCTATCTCGAACCCGGCCAGTTGGCAGTCAAGGCCGCACTGGTGTTGGCCTCCCCCTACACACCGATGTTGTTCATGGGCGAAGAGTGGGGCGCGTCGACGCCGTTCCAATTCTTCACTTCACACCCCGAGCCCGAGTTGGGTAAGGCTACTGCCGAGGGCCGTAAAGCGGAGTTCGCCGAGCACGGTTGGGACAGCGCAGACATTCCCGACCCTCAGGACCCGGAGACATTCCAGCGATCGACACTGGACTGGTCCGAACTCGGCACCGGCGAACACGCGCAGCTACTCCGGATGTACCGCGATCTGCTGTCGTTGCGGCGTGAACACCCAGAGTTGACCGATCCCTGGCTCGAGAACTTTTCCGTCGACTACGACGAGGACGAGCGCTGGATCGTACTGCACCGCGGATCGCTTCGGCTGGCCTGCAACCTCGCACCGCACGAGGTGACGGTCCCGGTCGGCGGCACCCCTCTCCTGTCCTGGAGTCCGCCGACCTCGGACGAAACAGGTTCGGCCACAACCATCCCCGGCCATTCGTTCACCATTCTCGTAGCCAACGCGCCTGCAGCTACGAAGTAG